Proteins encoded in a region of the Mercenaria mercenaria strain notata chromosome 1, MADL_Memer_1, whole genome shotgun sequence genome:
- the LOC123543486 gene encoding 26S proteasome non-ATPase regulatory subunit 8-like, whose translation MASLKEIVIMYQSLKREWDKKPTNLDRCGELLSKLKIALTQVSFLPTDDSAPSKQELLVARDILEVGAQWAIAKRDIPAFERFMAQLKCYYMDYKDNLPESTYKYQLLGLNLLCLLSQNRLAEFHTELELLPVKELQNNIYIKHPVSMEQYLMEGSYNKVFLARGNVPAENYNFFIDILLNTIRNEIAGCIEKAYEKIALNEAARMLFYESVKQMKEYATQRKWEVKQDGFFYFEQEEKETDEVIPAMDLAQQTIEYARELEMIV comes from the exons ATGGCTTCCTTGAAAGAAATTGTGATTATGTATCAAAGTTTGAAGCGTGAATGGGACAAGAAGCCAACAAATTTAGACAGATGCGGAGAACTGTTATCTAAactaaaa attgcaTTAACCCAGGTTTCCTTCCTACCTACAGATGATTCTGCTCCATCAAAGCAAGAGCTTCTTGTTGCCA GAGATATACTGGAGGTTGGTGCTCAGTGGGCTATAGCAAAGAGAGACATACCAGCATTTGAACGATTCATGGCACAGCTTAAATGTTATTATATGGACTACAA AGATAATTTACCGGAATCCACATACAAATACCAGCTGCTAGGTTTGAATCTCCTCTGCTTATTGTCACAGAACAGGCTAGCAGAGTTCCATACA GAATTGGAATTATTACCTGTGAAGGAACTAcagaacaacatttacatcaaacACCCTGTCTCAATGGAACAATATCTAATGGAGGGAAGCTATAACAAG gtttttctggCAAGAGGAAATGTTCCAGCAGAGAATTATAACTtctttattgatattttactAAACACAATCAG AAATGAGATAGCAGGTTGTATAGAGAAGGCTTATGAAAAGATTGCATTGAACGAGGCAGCTAGAATGTTGTTCTACGAATCTGTTAAACAGATGAAAGAATACGCAACACAG CGAAAATGGGAGGTAAAACAAGATGGGTTTTTCTACTTtgaacaagaagaaaaagaaacagaTGAAGTTATCCCAGCCATGGACCTAGCCCAGCAAACAATAGAATATGCTAGAGAACTGGAAATGATTGTATAG